The proteins below come from a single Limosilactobacillus reuteri genomic window:
- a CDS encoding DUF669 domain-containing protein: MSLRDAMNKATEGFDPKNDSVNKFKGLESGKYTVVVAKVENHETPWNAEQLNFELEVVDGESAGQKEFLQIGLDELTSKGNPNPMLETNLRLVSKLAAILGVEIPDEVWDDDTLIYENLAKAFAPAVGKTMIMDLKVRPNKKNPQYPYRNYDFDEAEQPETPEVTDDEMPF; encoded by the coding sequence ATGAGTTTACGAGATGCAATGAATAAAGCTACTGAAGGTTTTGATCCAAAGAATGATTCAGTTAATAAGTTTAAGGGACTGGAAAGTGGTAAGTATACCGTTGTAGTTGCAAAAGTAGAAAACCATGAAACTCCCTGGAATGCTGAACAGCTTAACTTTGAGTTAGAAGTTGTCGATGGAGAATCAGCCGGTCAAAAAGAATTCTTACAAATTGGATTAGATGAATTAACTTCTAAGGGTAATCCCAATCCAATGCTAGAAACTAATTTACGATTGGTTTCTAAGTTAGCAGCAATTCTAGGTGTTGAAATTCCTGATGAAGTTTGGGATGACGATACTTTAATCTACGAGAACTTGGCTAAAGCATTTGCGCCAGCAGTAGGAAAGACCATGATCATGGATTTGAAGGTTCGACCAAACAAGAAGAACCCCCAATATCCATACCGCAATTATGACTTTGATGAAGCGGAACAACCGGAAACGCCAGAAGTTACAGATGATGAAATGCCCTTTTAA
- a CDS encoding AAA family ATPase, producing MSILPPNKPQKARRVPRNYFIYGDTMSGKSYLAERFPSPLFLNTDGNSEMNTAPSIQLKNVRKSDGSLKESVIDQLDKIILALGTENHGYKTVVIDVIDDVVTLIEQAICYDNGVETLGDVPYGKGYAQFNTVFQAFVTELKALPLNTVYISRLMMLTDESSGHTEDRPSLKQKYYNVVNGNCDLVIETKRYGDRYIRMVKDRRIHYVKDDITDPAILRVLEHVNGVFDKPKQTTTKEQNEIVNKIKKQNVKEG from the coding sequence ATGAGTATTTTGCCACCAAATAAACCACAGAAAGCACGGCGAGTACCACGGAATTATTTCATCTACGGAGACACGATGTCTGGAAAATCATATCTAGCAGAACGGTTTCCAAGTCCATTATTCCTTAATACGGATGGTAACAGTGAGATGAACACTGCACCAAGTATCCAATTAAAGAATGTTCGAAAGAGCGATGGAAGCTTGAAAGAGTCAGTGATTGATCAACTAGACAAGATTATTCTTGCTCTTGGTACTGAAAATCATGGTTACAAAACAGTAGTCATTGATGTGATTGATGATGTTGTCACATTAATCGAACAAGCCATCTGTTATGACAATGGAGTAGAAACGCTGGGGGATGTTCCTTATGGAAAAGGTTATGCACAATTTAATACCGTCTTTCAAGCATTTGTTACTGAACTAAAAGCCTTGCCGCTTAATACGGTTTATATTAGCCGGTTAATGATGCTAACTGATGAATCTTCTGGCCACACCGAAGACCGACCATCACTAAAGCAGAAATATTACAACGTGGTTAACGGTAATTGTGACTTAGTGATTGAAACTAAGCGCTATGGTGACCGTTATATCCGGATGGTTAAAGATCGACGAATTCATTATGTCAAAGATGATATTACTGATCCGGCAATCTTACGGGTACTGGAACATGTAAATGGCGTCTTTGACAAACCAAAGCAGACCACTACAAAAGAACAGAATGAAATTGTTAACAAAATTAAAAAGCAAAATGTAAAGGAAGGTTAA